One window of the Salvelinus fontinalis isolate EN_2023a chromosome 2, ASM2944872v1, whole genome shotgun sequence genome contains the following:
- the LOC129868412 gene encoding NLR family CARD domain-containing protein 3-like, with translation MKSDRSMEQPLNFREGDFSTEQRPIKQERPASPVPSCVSMKSDKSMILPINFREGDFSTEQSGADMHVMKKMNQKKLADTLEKNSDELAVICQRELKSNLKKKFQCVFEGIAKQGNPTLLNKIYTELYITEGGTGEVNNEHELRQIETTTRKQARPETAIKCNDIFKPLTGQDKPIRTVLTKGVAGIGKTVSVQKFILDWAEGKANQDVQFVFSFPFRELNLMKEDKHTLIELLNHFSMETKQSRISNYNKYKVLFIFDGLDECRLPLDFQKNKICWDVTESTSVDVLLTNLIKGNLLPSALLWITTRPAAANKIPSGCVDQVTEVRGFNDPQKEEYFRKRFSDEDLASRIISHIKTSRSLHIMCHIPVFCWISATVLEHMLKHKREEMPKTLTEMYTHLVVFHTKQKNEKYLGKEETGPHWNKESILSLGKLAFQQLVKGNLIFYEEDLKEAGIDVNEASVYSGLCTQLFKEECGLYQDKVYCFVHLSIQEFLAAVYVFLSFINNNENLLDKLQTKSSIFSLLFRDKSAVTFYKSAVDKALQSETGNLDLFLRFLLGLSLESNQKHLRGLLTKTRSSSQSHEETVKYIKEKIGENLSPERSINLFHCLNELNDHSLVEEIQSYLRSGSLSEDKLSPAQWSALVFVLLTSEKELDVFDLKKYSRSEEGLLRLLPVVKASRAALLSGCGVTEEGCAFLVSALTSNPSHLRELDLSNNDLKDSGVKLLSAGLGNPHCKLETLRLSDCLVTEEGCASLVSALTSNPSHLRELDLSNNDLKDSGVKLLSAVLGNPHCKLETLRLSGCLVTEEGCASLVSALRSNPSHLRELDLSYNHPGDSGVRLLSTGLEDPHCRLEKLNVEHGGENRMKPGLRKYVCDLTLDLNTVNRHLSLSEENRKVTCRREKQPYPDHPERFEGWGQVLCREGLTGRCYWEVEWSGRGADIGVTYKGISRRGMVNDCCLGYNDKSWSLICSDNSYIAWHNNNDTNIDVPSSSSHRVGVYLDWPAGTLSFYRASSDTLTHLITFTSTFTEPLYPGFGVDVDSSVSLK, from the exons ATGAAGAGTGACAGGTCTATGGAGCAACCTCTAAactttagagagggagacttttctactgaacaaag accaatcaagcaggagagaccagcctcccctgtacccagctgtgtgtccatgaagagtgacaagTCTATGATTCTACCTATAAactttagagagggagacttttctactgaacaaag TGGTGCTGATATGCACGTAATGAAGAAAATGAACCAGAAGAAgcttgctgacacactggagaaaa ATTCAGATGAGCTTGCTGTGATTTGCcaacgtgaactcaaatctaatctaaagaagaagtttcaatgtgtatttgaggggatcgctaaacaaggaaacccaacacttctcaataagatctacacagagctctacatcacagagggtggaacaggagaggtcaataatgaacatgagctgagacagattgagacaacaaccaggaaacaagcaagaccagagactgcaatcaaatgtaacgacatcttcaaacccttaactggacaagacaaacctatcagaactgtgctgacaaagggagtcgctggcattggaaaaacagtctctgtgcagaagttcattctggactgggctgaaggaaaagcaaatcaggatgtccaatttgtattttcattcccttttcgggagctgaatttgatgaaagaggacaaacACACTTTGATTGAGCTTCTCAATCACTTCTCAATGGAAACCAAACAATCAAGAATCTCCAACTACAACAagtacaaagttctgttcatctttgatggtctggatgagtgccgactgcccctagacttccagaagaacaagatctgttgggacgtcacagagtcaacctcagtggatgttctgctgacaaatctcatcaagggaaatctgcttccctctgctctcctttggataactacccgacctgcagcagccaataagatcccttcagggtgtgttgaccaggtgacagaggtacgagggttcaatgacccacagaaggaggagtacttcaggaagagattcagtgatgaggacctggccagcagaatcatctcacacataaagacatcaaggagcctccacatcatgtgccacattccagtcttctgttggatttctgcaacagtccttgaacacatgttgaaacataagagagaagagatgcccaagactctgactgagatgtacacacaccttgtggtgtttcataccaaacagaagaatgaaaagtatcttgggaaagaagagacaggtccacactggaataaagagagcattctgtcactgggaaaactggcttttcaacagcttgtgaagggcaatctgattttctatgaagaagacctgaaggaggctggcattgatgtcaatgaagcctcagtgtactcaggattgtgcacacagctctttaaagaggaatgtgggctgtaccaggacaaggtgtactgctttgtgcatctgagcattcaggagtttctggctgctgtatatgtgttcctctcattcatcaacaaTAATGAGAATCTATTGGACAAACTGCAAACAAAGTCCAGTATCTTTTCTTTGCTGTTTAGAGACAAGTCTGCAGTTACTTTCTAcaagagtgctgtggataaagccttacaaagtgagacaggaaacctggaccttttcctccgcttccttctgggcctctcactggagtccaatcagaagcacttacGAGGCCTACTGACAAAGACAAGAAGCAGCTCACAGAGCCATGAAGAAACAGTGAAGTACATCAAGGAGAAGATCGGGGAGAATCTCTCTCCAGAGAGgagcatcaatctgttccactgtctgaatgaactgaatgaccattctctagtggaggagatccaaagcTACCTGAGATCAGGAAGTCTCTCAGAAGACAAACTgtcacctgcacagtggtcagctctggtctttgtgttgctgacttcagaaaaggagctggatgtgtttgacctgaagaaatactccagatcagaggaaggtcttctgaggctgcttccagtggtcaaagcctccagagcTGCTCT gctgtcaggctgtggagtcacagaggaaggctgtgcttttctggtctcagctctgacgtcaaacccctcacacctgagagagctggacctgagtaacaatgacctgaaggattcaggagtgaagctgctctctgctggactggggaatccccactgtaaactggagactctgag gctgtcagactgtctagtcacagaggaaggctgtgcttctctggtctcagctctgacgtcaaacccctcacacctgagagagctggatctgagtaacaatgacctgaaggattcaggagtgaagctgctctctgctgtactggggaatccccactgtaaactggagactctgag gctgtcaggctgtctagtcacagaggaaggctgtgcttctctggtctcagctctgaggtcaaacccctcacacctcagagagctggacctgagctacaatcacccaggagactcaggagtcagactgctctctactggactggaggatccacactgcagactggagaaactcaa tgtggaacatggtggagagaacagaatgaaacctgggcttagaaaat atgtctgtgatctcacactggacctaaacacagtaaacagacacctctctctgtctgaggagaacagaaaggtgacatgtaggagagagaagcagccgtatcctgatcacccagagagatttgaggGCTGGGgacaggtgctgtgtagagagggtctgactgggcgctgttactgggaAGTAGAGTGGAGTGGAAGAGGGGCTGatataggagtgacatataaaggaatcagcaggaGAGGAATGGTTAATGACTGTTGTCTTGGATacaatgacaagtcctggagtctgATCTGCTCTGACAACAGTTACATTGCCTGGCACAATAATAATGACACTAACATAGacgtcccctcctccagctcccacagagtaggagtgtatctggactggccagccggcactctgtccttctatagagcctcctctgacacactgacccacctgatcacatt